AGGACTTGATATTTTTGTCCGTGATCTCGATATTGACCATCCCGGCATTCTGTTTTGCCAGCTCTTTTACCGTGACCTTTCCCTGTTTCGGCTGATTTTTCTGTGCTTTCTTCTCTACTGATTTCTGCTTCTGATGTCGCAGATACGCAACAAGAACCTTTTTCAACAGGTCTGCTGTAATCTTAGTTGCCCGAATACAGAACGTGACCGTTTTCTGAGTTACCTCTTCCTGCATGACTTTTCCCTCCTTTCAGCGATTCAACTGCTGTCCAGATCTGTAATCATGGCAATCACCCCCTTTAATGAAAAAAGACAGATTAACCGGTAATCAGGTTCTGCACCTGTACGAGTTTTTCTGTCCCTTCTTCTTTTCTCTTATCGTCTCCACCACAATAGATGGGAACACACATTTCAAGTATTCTACTGTAAATACGCTGATGGGCAGTATCCAAATCTGTGGATTTCATTTCATTCAGTCCCAGATTCGTTGTTACGATCAGCGGAAGCATTTTACAATAACGGCTGTCTATCACATTATAGACCTGCTCCAAAGCAAACTCGGAATTTCGTTCTATGCCTAAATCATCAATAATCAGCAGCGGATAATCCACAAGATTTTGTATGATCTGATTCTTGTCTGCCTGATAGCTGGTCATTTCATTTAAGATCCTGGAAAAATTTGTCATCATGACACGTTCTCCCTGTTCCAAAAGTGCATTTGCAATACAGCCTGCAAAGAAACTTTTCCCAGTTCCAACTGGTCCCATCAGAAGCAATCCTACATTTTTTCTCTTCATATCTGTCCAGTTTTCTACATACTGCCTGGCAATTAGTATCTTCTGGTTGCTTCCATTGTCATTTTCAAATTTCCATTCCCAGAATCTTCTTTCCCGAAGTCCGACGGATTTTCTCTGATAAAGCTGCCTCTGTGTTTCTTCCCGCTGCATCTTCTCATCAAGTTCCTGCCTGGCTTTTACCTCGCATTCACACAAACAGGACACTACATGCTCAAATCCCATCAGACTAACTTTCATCTGTTTTCTTTTTCCACAGATACCACAATGAAGACATCCCTCTTCATCCAGATAATCTGCTGTTACTTTATTTTCCATCACAGGCTTTCTCCTTCCTGAAACTCATATTTATCCATTCCTGCCCTGGCGCCATCCCGTTCTGCCCAAAGACAGATTGTTGCAAAATGATTCTGATACTCTTTTCCACTGGATTTCATATAAACAGAAAGATGATCAATCCGTTTCTGATAATCCCATGGAAATATTGTCATCAACTCCTGCAGTTCAGCTTCCGACAGAACAACATTTTTAAATCTACCATACTGACTGAATTTTTCTTCCAGAGCGGGAGTATTGCCCTTACTCTTATCAGTATGATTCTTTTCAGTCTTATTTATCTTAGTATTACTTCCATCCAGATTCTTGCAGTCCGGACTTCTATTTTTTTGTGTTCCGGACTTCCAGTTTCTTGCAATCCGGATTTCCAATTCCTTGCAGTCCGGATTTCCAGTTTCTGGCGTTCCAGAAGCAAAGTATCTTACGGGCTTTCCTCTAATCCGTTTCACAAAATTTTTCACGTATATGACAGAGGGACGATTATTCCCCTGCCGATACCGTTCAATCAATCCAATCCCATGCACACTGTCAAGCTCATAAAGAAGCTTTGTTACTGTTGTATGCGACATTCGCAACAGCTCCTGCAATTCTGCAATCGTGTAAATGATATAGACATAACCATCACCGTCAATCCAGCCATTTTTCTTGGATAGGCTGATTCGATCAAGCAGAATTCCGTAAAGGAGTTTTGCGTCTGTGGACAGGCTTGCAAACTCTTTTTCTGTGAACAGAGCTTTTGGTATCCGAAAAAAAGAAAACTGGTCAGATTCTTCTGCTCTGAAATATTCAAAATCTGCCATAATATTTTCCTACTCTTCTACATCGAAATCACAATTTGCCGCACTGCCTGTACCATGACACATCTCATTAAACACAAAGTTGAAACACATCATTAACTCACTCAGATAATAATTCCTTGCTTCTTTATTGCAGGCATACATATCCTCGATATAAACCTCCTCGTTTCCATTCATTCGTGCGATTGTTTCCAGAACTTTCATAAACTTCTTATTAGAGCAGCACTCATACTGCTCATTTACATATTTCTGAATTTCCAGCACACGTTCAGGCTTTCCTTCATAAACAGATAACACGCCAAATGCCAGATCCATGCCAAACTCATAGCCATCGGCTTCTACGGCATCAATATCAAGATTACCTTTTTCATCGTAATAGCCACGCTCTTCCATAGGAGTCAGTGGTGTCTCATATTCATTCAGATATCCCATATCTGCAATTGTTCCCAGAATATCTCTGGATGCTGCCACCATCTTGTCCATGATAATTTCTCTTTCTTCCATCTGCATATTTGCCATAATTCTGTCTAATGTCATCATTGATTCTTCCTCCATCTCATTTTCATAAATATCATTGATATAAAAGTGGTTCGCCTTTCCATCGTTTTGAACAATACGCACCAGCTTTCCAATCTTAACAAGTTCCTGTACTGCCTGATCTACGCCATATCGAGTCGTATTCAGATCTTTCTTCATTTCGCTTTTTGGATAGATAACAAACAGATCTCCATTATGATCTACCCAGCCATTCTGCACCGCAAATTTCAAACGATCCAGAAATAAGCTGTATAAAATTTTTGCTGTATTTGATAGATTTTTGAATTCTTCCACCTGGAACAGCATCTTTGGCACCTGCAAACAATCTACCGGCATATACTCCATCTTACTCATTGATTATTTCCTCCTTCTGTTTGTACAGCACTTCGGCTGAATTAATATTGATTTCCAGCATCCCTACAAATACCTGATAGTACAGCAGGCATATCTGTTCATCCTCTCTTGCCAGATACAATCCTTCCAGTTCATCGGACGGATGTTTCATTCCATATACCGCCTGACAGATATCATGGATTTTCTCACATTCCACACTTCTAAGATGCATCTCCAAAGTGTGATTAAATCTCTGCCAGTCCTCTAGTTTCTAGTTTACTGACATCATGCACTGGAACAGTTCCGCTGCTTCACATGCTGCTGACAGCACTACATTTTTGTTATTGATACTTCCATCGGCATTTTTCATATGCCCTACCATATACGCCTGATCTACTGAAACCATCTTTTATCCTCCTCTATCTAAACGGCATTTCTTCTTCCATGCCCTCTGGGATCTCTAAGAACCCTTCCGCATCTTCTGGAAACGGTGGTCTGTCAACCATTTTTGCACCTGCGAATTCAATCCGGTTAGCATACACTTCGGTGGTATAGATCTTTTTCCCGGTATCCTTATCTTCATAATTACCTGTGACAATCTCGCCTTCCACCATGACCTTCGTTCCCTGCATCAGATAATCTCTGGCAAATTCTGCTTTCTTTGCAAAAGCCTTTACCGGAATGAAACTGACTTCATCGGAATAATTTCTTCTGACTGCAAGAACAAACTTG
This Anaerobutyricum hallii DNA region includes the following protein-coding sequences:
- a CDS encoding ATP-binding protein encodes the protein MENKVTADYLDEEGCLHCGICGKRKQMKVSLMGFEHVVSCLCECEVKARQELDEKMQREETQRQLYQRKSVGLRERRFWEWKFENDNGSNQKILIARQYVENWTDMKRKNVGLLLMGPVGTGKSFFAGCIANALLEQGERVMMTNFSRILNEMTSYQADKNQIIQNLVDYPLLIIDDLGIERNSEFALEQVYNVIDSRYCKMLPLIVTTNLGLNEMKSTDLDTAHQRIYSRILEMCVPIYCGGDDKRKEEGTEKLVQVQNLITG
- a CDS encoding replication initiator protein A, translating into MADFEYFRAEESDQFSFFRIPKALFTEKEFASLSTDAKLLYGILLDRISLSKKNGWIDGDGYVYIIYTIAELQELLRMSHTTVTKLLYELDSVHGIGLIERYRQGNNRPSVIYVKNFVKRIRGKPVRYFASGTPETGNPDCKELEIRIARNWKSGTQKNRSPDCKNLDGSNTKINKTEKNHTDKSKGNTPALEEKFSQYGRFKNVVLSEAELQELMTIFPWDYQKRIDHLSVYMKSSGKEYQNHFATICLWAERDGARAGMDKYEFQEGESL
- a CDS encoding replication initiator protein A, whose product is MSKMEYMPVDCLQVPKMLFQVEEFKNLSNTAKILYSLFLDRLKFAVQNGWVDHNGDLFVIYPKSEMKKDLNTTRYGVDQAVQELVKIGKLVRIVQNDGKANHFYINDIYENEMEEESMMTLDRIMANMQMEEREIIMDKMVAASRDILGTIADMGYLNEYETPLTPMEERGYYDEKGNLDIDAVEADGYEFGMDLAFGVLSVYEGKPERVLEIQKYVNEQYECCSNKKFMKVLETIARMNGNEEVYIEDMYACNKEARNYYLSELMMCFNFVFNEMCHGTGSAANCDFDVEE
- a CDS encoding single-stranded DNA-binding protein is translated as MNTTVISGRLVRNPGYNEVENEKGLHKIAKFVLAVRRNYSDEVSFIPVKAFAKKAEFARDYLMQGTKVMVEGEIVTGNYEDKDTGKKIYTTEVYANRIEFAGAKMVDRPPFPEDAEGFLEIPEGMEEEMPFR